One segment of Corynebacterium atrinae DNA contains the following:
- a CDS encoding carboxylesterase/lipase family protein, with protein sequence MSTGPDIVTTAGVVRGLVDQQLGVRTWRGVPFGAPTSGAGRFRAPQQREPWRGVRDATHFAAPAPQPTYSWTDKIIGDEDCLKLDIVRPDTDDVLPVVVYLHGGSFIMGSSHERMLRGYHFARNMNAVYVSLNFRLGVLGYLDLRSIGEDCVANPAVRDQILALKWVRANIAAFGGDPDSVTLMGESAGGAAVTTLMGVPAVSGLFHRAIAQSPPISLIHSRAQATLWARELVYRMALPRQATLSDLRAETAADLVRAGQSMMWHGGELLHLNSCYGPTIDGGVVPDHPLNIFESGGQAQVPLLIGTNSDEASFSKVFYMRTSARSRSALRLLSAFDPDHAPRVLQAYEGATERTQFAELLADALFWAPSVRLAGAHARTASTWMYRFDYAPAALRWLGLGAMHSLELSAVFGDPTASRTAGLSRFGGMDGYEELTDLIQYHWGCFIRNGHPGEEWPAYVGADDTRPGRATVVFDQDTRALFDPKAAQRRAWEGYRMTEWGNGRPELLEELGMLMQVADSR encoded by the coding sequence ATGAGTACGGGGCCCGATATCGTCACCACCGCCGGAGTGGTGCGCGGCCTTGTCGATCAACAGCTAGGAGTCCGGACCTGGCGCGGTGTCCCCTTCGGCGCGCCCACCTCCGGCGCGGGCCGATTTAGGGCACCTCAGCAGCGCGAACCCTGGCGCGGGGTACGGGACGCTACCCACTTCGCCGCGCCTGCTCCGCAGCCGACCTATTCCTGGACCGACAAAATTATCGGTGACGAAGATTGCCTCAAACTCGACATCGTTCGCCCTGACACAGACGATGTCTTGCCCGTTGTTGTCTACCTCCACGGGGGATCCTTCATCATGGGCTCCTCCCACGAGCGAATGCTGCGCGGCTACCACTTCGCCCGCAACATGAACGCTGTGTACGTTTCCCTCAACTTCAGGCTCGGGGTCTTGGGCTACCTTGACCTGCGCAGCATCGGGGAGGATTGCGTGGCCAACCCGGCCGTTCGCGACCAAATCCTCGCCCTGAAATGGGTCCGCGCCAATATCGCCGCCTTCGGAGGGGACCCCGACAGCGTCACCCTCATGGGCGAATCCGCCGGTGGTGCCGCCGTAACCACTCTCATGGGAGTGCCCGCCGTCTCCGGCCTGTTCCACCGCGCCATCGCCCAATCCCCACCGATCTCGCTTATCCACTCCCGCGCCCAAGCCACCCTCTGGGCCCGTGAGCTCGTTTACCGCATGGCCCTCCCTCGCCAAGCAACCCTGAGCGACTTGCGCGCCGAAACCGCCGCTGATCTGGTGCGCGCCGGGCAATCGATGATGTGGCACGGCGGCGAACTGCTGCACCTCAACTCCTGCTACGGGCCGACTATCGACGGCGGAGTCGTCCCCGACCACCCGCTCAACATCTTCGAATCCGGTGGCCAGGCCCAAGTTCCGCTGCTCATCGGCACCAACTCCGACGAGGCTAGCTTTTCCAAAGTCTTCTACATGCGCACCTCGGCGCGTTCGCGCAGCGCCCTGCGTCTGCTCTCTGCCTTCGACCCGGACCACGCCCCGCGCGTCCTCCAAGCCTACGAAGGGGCCACCGAACGCACCCAATTTGCTGAACTGCTTGCCGACGCCCTCTTCTGGGCCCCCTCCGTCCGCCTCGCCGGTGCGCACGCCCGCACCGCCTCCACCTGGATGTACCGCTTCGATTACGCGCCCGCCGCCCTCCGCTGGCTGGGCCTGGGTGCCATGCACTCTCTGGAACTCTCCGCCGTTTTCGGCGATCCCACCGCTTCCCGCACCGCCGGTTTGTCCCGCTTCGGCGGCATGGACGGCTATGAAGAACTCACCGACCTCATCCAATACCACTGGGGCTGCTTCATTCGTAACGGTCACCCGGGGGAGGAATGGCCCGCTTATGTCGGTGCCGATGACACCCGGCCCGGGCGCGCTACGGTCGTGTTCGATCAGGATACCCGCGCACTCTTTGACCCTAAAGCCGCCCAGCGCCGCGCCTGGGAGGGATACCGCATGACGGAATGGGGAAATGGGCGCCCCGAATTGTTGGAAGAGCTGGGAATGCTCATGCAAGTTGCTGATTCCCGCTGA
- a CDS encoding shikimate 5-dehydrogenase, with the protein MVNYVDRETTLCISLSARPSNHGVRFHNWLYAELGLNFLYKAVAPTDITAAIAGVRGLDIRGAGVSMPYKQDVIPLIDALDPSAERINAVNTIVNTDGELVGYNTDYVAVAQLLRTHDVDPSLRVAVRGSGGMANAVVAALADHGLQGTVVARNHATGSALASRYGWEYSAEVPAAAGLLVNVTPMGMDGDSAHVQSFSDEEIMAADVVFDVVAFPVETPLIQAARRLGKPVITGGEVVALQAAEQFSLYTGVTPTPEQIIAAEDYAGK; encoded by the coding sequence ATGGTTAATTACGTCGACCGGGAAACCACCCTGTGCATTTCGTTGTCTGCTCGCCCTTCGAATCACGGCGTCCGTTTCCATAACTGGCTCTACGCCGAACTCGGCCTCAACTTCCTATACAAGGCGGTCGCGCCGACGGACATCACTGCGGCGATCGCGGGCGTGCGTGGCCTGGACATCCGCGGGGCCGGGGTGTCCATGCCCTATAAGCAAGATGTCATCCCGCTTATCGACGCCCTGGATCCCTCCGCCGAGCGCATCAACGCCGTCAATACGATCGTCAATACCGATGGCGAGCTCGTCGGCTATAACACCGACTACGTCGCGGTGGCTCAACTGCTGCGCACCCACGACGTTGATCCTTCGCTGCGCGTCGCCGTGCGCGGCTCAGGCGGCATGGCCAACGCAGTGGTTGCGGCCCTGGCCGATCATGGGCTGCAGGGCACCGTTGTGGCCCGGAATCACGCGACGGGTTCGGCCCTGGCCTCGCGCTATGGGTGGGAGTACTCGGCGGAGGTCCCTGCCGCTGCGGGCTTGCTGGTCAACGTCACCCCGATGGGCATGGATGGCGACTCCGCGCACGTGCAGTCCTTCTCCGATGAGGAGATCATGGCCGCCGACGTGGTTTTCGATGTCGTTGCCTTCCCCGTGGAGACCCCGCTCATTCAGGCGGCCCGCCGCCTGGGTAAGCCGGTGATCACCGGCGGGGAGGTTGTTGCCTTGCAAGCAGCGGAGCAATTCTCGCTATACACCGGCGTTACCCCGACGCCTGAGCAGATCATCGCGGCCGAAGATTACGCTGGCAAATAG
- a CDS encoding ABC transporter ATP-binding protein produces MDGQSGRRVLIHALRQRRGITIAAFLATVGAVLFEVAIPLLTGSAVDVATGAISSTPATRMLPQWSPLTAIIVVLVLVAIGRFACQFARRYTAGRLSIGTQHTLRVRLLDSLQRLDGPGQDNIVTGQVVSRSISDLNATQGLVAMGPLALGLIIQLVITAAVMFSVSPLLTVIACAFLPLIVGVAMFSRRTMYAANWVAQQASADLATQVEQTVTGVRVVKAFAQETREVGRLDSLGRALYAAKMRSAKLMARYQPLLQNLPQLALVINILLGGWMALRGEITVGTFFAFSVYLTSMTQIVSMLSGMIVTFQMGLASLDRIADILDLRPSRIDPANPVAVPQGPLGVRLEAVTFDTGGRRVLDGLSFRVPAGGSLAVIGPPGSGKSMAVQLLGGFYQPESGSLSLIDAAGTPTAYDQLTLAGLRQAVTCVFDEPFLYSSSIRDNIAMGADAPEDDIRHAADLAQALAFIEELPDGFDTVVGERGLTLSGGQRQRIALARALFARPRVLILDDATSAIDAATEARIIHGLRAELTEVTIVSVAHRQSTLDLADTVAIVDSGRVIAEGTVADLATDPRFLALMDPAEPERHSGPEPAHDVLWPEVSDSPREHVIDSSAAVGGRGGGGRGIGAITATPELLERVEKLPPATEEPGLDSAGIRDDLSDFHLRDLFRSVRFLILGVIALLIVGVLSSLAFPTLMRWAVDFGVGRDSVATLWEVAGAGLVVVAISWAAAVALVIYTSRTGERLLYSLRLRSYAHLQRLSMSFYETTMSGRIMTRMTTDIDTLSSFLQTGLAQAIVSVGTLVGILVMLAYTDAGLSLVAVAAIPLIVAVTITFRRISTRLYTQAREQISAVNSTFQEDINGLRIAQMHGRTPLALATFEEQSEQYRRLRVRSQAAVALYFPGVNAISQITTALVLGVGASQVAGGDLTAGVLVAFVMYLAQLYGPIQQLGQIFDSWQQAAVGLRRITDLLAQRPTVEDTGTNPGAGEAARGDLALRGVSFSYGPDSPLVAEDMNLAITPGTTLALVGPTGAGKSTVVKLVARFYDPVAGQVTASGTDIRDFPLPQWRRRIAQVPQEAHLFMGTIAENIAYGEPGASTSDIEDAVRRIGALHIIADIPGGFRHLVGERGRGLSSGQRQLIALARAELLRPDVMLLDEATATLDPATEAAVLDASDRITRERTSIVVAHRLATAARADRILVIDEGRIIEDGTHPELLERNGVYAGMWHSHR; encoded by the coding sequence TTGGATGGGCAATCCGGTCGGCGGGTGCTCATTCACGCGCTACGCCAGCGCCGGGGCATTACGATCGCGGCCTTCCTAGCCACGGTCGGCGCTGTGCTTTTCGAAGTCGCCATCCCACTGCTCACCGGCTCGGCCGTCGACGTCGCCACCGGGGCGATCTCCTCAACCCCGGCGACACGGATGCTGCCCCAATGGTCGCCGCTAACGGCGATCATTGTCGTCCTCGTCCTGGTCGCGATCGGGCGTTTCGCCTGCCAATTCGCGCGGCGCTACACCGCGGGACGACTGTCCATCGGCACCCAGCACACGCTGCGGGTGCGCCTGCTCGATTCACTGCAGCGTCTCGACGGCCCCGGCCAGGACAACATCGTCACCGGCCAGGTCGTCTCCCGCTCGATCTCCGACCTCAACGCCACGCAAGGCCTCGTCGCGATGGGACCGCTGGCGCTGGGATTGATCATCCAGCTGGTGATCACCGCCGCCGTGATGTTTTCGGTCTCTCCCCTGCTCACCGTCATTGCCTGCGCCTTCCTCCCCCTCATCGTCGGGGTGGCGATGTTCTCGCGCCGGACGATGTACGCCGCCAACTGGGTGGCCCAGCAGGCCAGCGCCGACTTGGCAACCCAGGTCGAGCAAACCGTCACCGGCGTCCGAGTGGTCAAGGCCTTCGCCCAAGAAACCCGTGAGGTCGGCCGCCTCGATTCCCTCGGGCGTGCGCTCTACGCCGCGAAGATGCGCTCCGCCAAACTGATGGCTCGCTACCAGCCGTTGCTGCAAAACCTGCCCCAGCTCGCTCTCGTAATCAACATTCTCCTCGGCGGATGGATGGCGCTGCGGGGCGAGATCACGGTGGGCACCTTCTTCGCCTTCTCCGTGTACCTCACTTCAATGACCCAGATCGTCAGCATGCTGTCCGGGATGATCGTCACCTTCCAGATGGGGCTGGCCTCCCTCGACCGCATCGCCGACATCTTGGACCTGCGCCCCTCTCGGATCGACCCGGCCAACCCGGTGGCCGTCCCTCAGGGCCCGCTCGGCGTGCGCCTCGAGGCAGTCACCTTCGACACCGGCGGACGCCGCGTCCTCGACGGACTGAGCTTCCGCGTCCCCGCCGGCGGCTCCCTCGCCGTCATCGGCCCACCCGGCTCCGGAAAATCAATGGCCGTCCAGCTCCTCGGGGGCTTTTACCAACCGGAATCCGGCTCACTCTCGCTTATCGACGCCGCCGGTACCCCCACCGCCTACGACCAGCTCACGCTGGCCGGGCTGCGGCAAGCGGTCACGTGCGTCTTCGACGAACCATTCCTCTATTCCTCTAGCATCCGCGACAACATCGCGATGGGCGCCGACGCGCCCGAGGACGATATCCGCCACGCCGCGGATCTGGCACAGGCGTTGGCTTTCATTGAGGAGCTCCCCGATGGCTTTGACACCGTCGTCGGCGAGCGCGGCCTCACTCTGTCCGGCGGGCAGCGCCAGCGCATCGCACTCGCCCGGGCCTTGTTTGCCCGGCCCCGCGTCCTCATTCTCGACGACGCCACCTCCGCCATCGACGCCGCCACCGAGGCCCGCATCATCCACGGCCTGCGGGCGGAACTGACCGAGGTCACTATCGTCTCGGTCGCCCACCGCCAGTCCACCCTGGACCTTGCCGATACTGTCGCCATTGTCGACTCCGGCCGGGTGATCGCTGAAGGCACCGTCGCGGACTTAGCCACCGACCCCCGCTTCCTCGCCCTCATGGACCCGGCCGAGCCCGAGCGGCACAGTGGGCCGGAGCCCGCCCACGACGTGCTCTGGCCTGAGGTCTCCGATTCGCCCCGCGAGCATGTCATCGATTCCTCTGCTGCGGTCGGCGGGCGCGGCGGCGGTGGCCGGGGAATCGGCGCGATCACCGCCACGCCGGAGCTGCTGGAGCGCGTAGAGAAGCTACCTCCCGCTACGGAAGAGCCGGGGCTCGATTCCGCCGGGATCCGGGACGACCTCTCCGACTTTCACCTGCGCGATCTCTTCCGCTCCGTGCGTTTCCTCATCCTCGGTGTCATCGCTCTCCTCATCGTCGGAGTTTTAAGCTCGCTGGCGTTTCCCACCCTCATGCGCTGGGCCGTCGATTTCGGTGTGGGACGGGATTCGGTGGCCACCCTCTGGGAGGTCGCCGGCGCTGGCCTCGTCGTCGTCGCGATTTCCTGGGCGGCGGCGGTCGCCTTGGTCATCTACACCTCCCGAACCGGAGAACGCCTGCTCTACAGCCTGCGCCTGCGCAGCTACGCCCATCTCCAGCGCCTGAGCATGAGTTTCTACGAGACGACGATGTCCGGGCGGATCATGACGCGCATGACCACCGACATCGATACCCTCAGCTCCTTCCTCCAAACCGGGCTTGCTCAGGCGATCGTGTCGGTGGGCACCCTCGTGGGCATCCTTGTCATGCTCGCCTACACCGATGCCGGGCTCTCCCTCGTCGCGGTGGCCGCCATCCCCCTCATCGTCGCGGTGACCATCACCTTCCGCCGGATCTCCACCCGCCTGTACACCCAGGCCCGCGAGCAGATCAGCGCCGTCAACTCCACTTTCCAAGAAGACATCAACGGGCTGCGCATCGCCCAGATGCACGGACGCACTCCCCTAGCGCTGGCCACGTTCGAAGAGCAATCGGAACAGTACCGCCGCCTGCGGGTGCGCTCCCAGGCCGCGGTCGCGCTCTATTTCCCCGGGGTCAACGCCATCTCCCAAATCACCACCGCCCTGGTGCTGGGGGTCGGGGCAAGCCAGGTTGCCGGTGGCGACCTCACCGCCGGTGTGCTCGTCGCCTTCGTCATGTACCTCGCCCAGCTTTACGGACCCATTCAACAACTGGGGCAGATCTTCGACTCCTGGCAACAGGCCGCTGTGGGCCTGCGCCGCATCACCGACCTGCTGGCCCAGCGCCCTACCGTCGAGGACACAGGCACAAACCCGGGGGCGGGCGAGGCCGCCCGCGGCGACCTCGCCCTGCGCGGGGTGTCCTTTTCCTACGGCCCCGACTCCCCCCTTGTTGCCGAAGACATGAACCTGGCCATCACGCCGGGGACGACGCTCGCCCTGGTGGGGCCAACGGGGGCGGGGAAATCGACCGTTGTCAAGCTGGTGGCCCGCTTCTACGACCCGGTGGCCGGGCAGGTGACGGCGAGTGGCACCGACATCCGCGACTTCCCCCTGCCGCAGTGGCGCCGCCGCATCGCGCAAGTACCGCAGGAAGCCCACCTGTTCATGGGCACCATCGCGGAGAATATCGCCTACGGCGAGCCCGGGGCGTCGACAAGCGACATCGAAGACGCGGTGCGGCGCATCGGCGCGCTGCACATCATCGCCGACATCCCCGGCGGCTTCCGCCACCTCGTCGGCGAACGCGGCCGCGGCCTGTCCTCCGGACAGCGCCAACTCATCGCCCTTGCCCGCGCCGAGTTGTTGCGTCCCGACGTCATGCTTCTCGACGAAGCCACCGCCACCCTCGACCCCGCCACCGAGGCCGCCGTCCTCGACGCTTCCGACCGCATCACCCGCGAACGCACCTCCATCGTCGTGGCGCACCGCCTAGCCACGGCCGCGCGCGCCGACCGCATCCTGGTCATCGACGAGGGACGTATCATCGAAGACGGCACCCACCCGGAGCTCCTCGAACGGAACGGTGTGTACGCGGGCATGTGGCACTCCCACCGATAA